The Arachis hypogaea cultivar Tifrunner chromosome 14, arahy.Tifrunner.gnm2.J5K5, whole genome shotgun sequence genome has a segment encoding these proteins:
- the LOC112742804 gene encoding uncharacterized protein codes for MSRNYPEKTDWNARRAQQQGRVYALMADDVAKSDALIKGKCEINDKVLTNLYDTGASHSFIDYDKATELGLRVSTLSFDLHMHTLASKTVVTKLGCQEVPFRVENQEFIHDFIYLPMTKLDLILGLD; via the coding sequence ATGTCTCGTAACTATCCCGAGAAGACCGATTGGAATGCCAGGAGAGCCCAACAGCAAGGCCGTGTGTATGCCCTAATGGCAGATGATGTTGCTAAGTCGGATGCTTTGATCAAAGGTAAATGTGAAATCAATGATAAAGTGTTAACTAATTTGTATGATACTGGAGCCTCTCATTCATTTATAGATTATGATAAAGCTACTGAATTAGGATTAAGGGTGTCGACATTGTCATTTGATCTACATATGCATACCCTTGCTTCTAAAACTGTGGTGACCAAACTAGGATGTCAAGAAGTTCCTTTTAGGGTGGAAAACCAAGAGTTTATTCATGATTTTATCTATTTGCCAATGACTAAGTTAGACTTGATTTTGGGTTTGGATTGA